From the genome of Litoribrevibacter albus:
TTATTTTGACGTGCCAAGGAGCGAATTCCGAGGTTGGAACCATGACAAACCATATCATTATTCTTGTATTCGTAATGTTATTGGCTGGAATTTTTGGTGGTTTGATTAACTACTATCTTTACAGCCAGAGTGATCCTGATAAGCAAACGTTACCACGTTGTTTGGTTGTGGCGGTTGGTGCTGCGTTTCTTGTACCTGTCATTCTTGATGCGTTGAACAGTGAAATCATTCTTGAGAGTCAGGGTGATCCGTCTAAATTATTGATCTTTACCGGGTTCTGTTTGATTGCTGGTTTGGCGTCCCGTTTCTTTGTGCAAACGGTGTCGGATCGTATATTGACCGAAGCCAAGTATGCTAAAGAGCGCTCAGAGCATCTTCAGCATGATCTTCGTATCATTCAGAAAGAATTGTTGCCTTTGATTGATACAGAAACCGAGCACGATATTGAGCCGGAAGACTTAAAGGCAAACCTGGATATTGAAGAAGAGTTAGATGTAGCTTCCACTAAAGCCTTGAAAATTCTAGGCAGTGGCCGCTTTATCTTCCGTTCCATCCAGGGCTTGTGCAGAGAAGCAAGTACCGATGAAAACTCAATGCAGAAAACCTTGAGTGTATTGGTTAGCAAGAATTTAGCCGGGTCTGTCAGTGGGAAAAAAGGCGTTCGCTGGCATATTACGGAACGTGGCCGGAATGTTCTGGACTCAATTGCTTAGGTCTCATTCTTACGTGACCAATGAAAGAGTGGGGTCTAATTCAATATTTTTTATGAAAAACCTTTCCGAAAAACTACGGAAAGGTTTTTTTTTGCCGATAAGTAAGAAAATATTTCTAAAGATTTTTTAAAGTTGTAAACATGGACTTAACTGTTAAGCATCAATAAGCCGTTTGAAGGTTGCGCTTGATTGGTGGTTCATGGATGTTGTTTAAGGAAGCAAAGGGAGATTCCATGCGTTCAATACTTCACTACCTTGTTTTTTCTTTGTCTGTATTGATCAGTGGGCTGACGGCCGCTGATAATCATACTGATGGAGAGCAGGGTACGCCTCCTTCTGCACAAGTTGAAGCGACGGTTGAGAAGGCGTCTAACCAGAAGCTGCCTCCCGATATTCGCACCATTATCGATATTTCCGGAAGCATGAAGAAAACCGACCCGAATAACCTTCGGGCACCGGCAATGAGATTGTTGGTGGATTTGCTTCCAAAAGACAGTAAATCCGGTGTTTGGACCTTTGGTCAATACGTCAATATGTTGGTTAAGCATCGTGTTATTGATGATGCTTGGAAGGATGAAGCTAAGCAGAAGTCCAATGATATTTCTTCTGTGGGACTATTCACCAACATGGGCGATGCCATTAATACCGCAGGGTACGATCTGGATCGCCTGAACTCAGAATACGAGCCCTTCTTTATCTTGTTGACCGATGGGATGGTCGATATCAATAAAGACCCGGAAGTTAATAAGCAAGAACAAGAGCGTATTTTAAAAGAGTTAGTTCCGAAATTTGCCGAGGCCGGCGTAAAACTTCATACCATTGCTCTGTCTGATAAAGCAGATCAAGACTTCCTGAAACAATTGTCACTGAGTACAGGTGGCATGAGCACTGTGGCGGAAAACTCTGATGAGTTGTTAAAAGCCTTCGTTCGTTTATTTGATCAGTCTGTACCGAGTGAAGAAGTGCCGCTTGAAGACAACAAGTTCTTAATTGATTCCAGTATTGAAGAATTCACGGCCCTGATCTTCCGTAAAGAAGGCAGCGAGGCAACTCAGCTTGTGGCTCCTGATGAGTCCATCATCAATGCTAAAACTGATGACCCTGACGTTACCTGGCATACGGATGCCAAGTACGATCTGATTACGGTAAAACGTCCGTACGAAGGTGAGTGGATTCTTCAAGCGGAAGCTGATCCTGATAACCGGGTGACGGTCGTTTCTGATTTGACCCTTCAATCCGATGAAATCCCACCGACTATTTTCTCGGGTGAAGAAATATCGGTGCATGCCTGGTTTGATTCTGCTGACGGCCAGGTCAAAGATGCGGAATTCTTATCTTTGCTGGATGGTTCATTACAGCTGACCAATGAAGCAGGTAAGAGTATTAAGAAAGAAATGGCGGTACAAACAGAAGGTGAGTACCAGTACGCCTTTTTTGAAAAAATTCGCAACTTACGTCGGCCGGGGCAATTTGAAATCAGCATCCTTGTGGATGGGAAAACCTTTAAACGTCAACGAACCCACCGTGTGGAAGTTCTTGAGCCCTTTGCTTATGACGTTTCCTATGATGGTGTAGGTGAAGAATCTGAAGGTATTGTGTCTGCGATTCCTTTGCTTGAAGGGTTGGATCTGGAGAAAACGCAGGTCATTGCCAAAATTAAAGCACCTGATGATTCAAGCTTGATTGCGTCAGCTGAATTGCAGCTCTCTCAAGATGGGCAGCGTTGGGTTGTGCAAGTGATCCCAA
Proteins encoded in this window:
- a CDS encoding YEATS-associated helix-containing protein, with product MTNHIIILVFVMLLAGIFGGLINYYLYSQSDPDKQTLPRCLVVAVGAAFLVPVILDALNSEIILESQGDPSKLLIFTGFCLIAGLASRFFVQTVSDRILTEAKYAKERSEHLQHDLRIIQKELLPLIDTETEHDIEPEDLKANLDIEEELDVASTKALKILGSGRFIFRSIQGLCREASTDENSMQKTLSVLVSKNLAGSVSGKKGVRWHITERGRNVLDSIA